Proteins found in one Xenopus laevis strain J_2021 chromosome 1L, Xenopus_laevis_v10.1, whole genome shotgun sequence genomic segment:
- the pebp1.2.L gene encoding phosphatidylethanolamine binding protein 1, gene 2 L homeolog (The RefSeq protein has 1 substitution compared to this genomic sequence) gives MPVDVSQWSGALALNEVEEKPAHPLVVRYGSLGIEELGQVLTPTQVQNRPTSIEWEGMDSNKLYTLVLTDPDAPSRKNPKFREWHHFLVANMKGNDINSGCVLSDYIGSGPPKGSGLHRYVWLVYEQKEELKCNEKVLCNRSGEHRGMFKVASFGQKYKLGSPVAGNCYQAEWDDYVPKLYEQLSS, from the exons ATGCCGGTGGACGTATCCCAGTGGAGTGGGGCTCTTGCCCTAAATGAGGTTGAGGAGAAGCCGGCGCATCCGCTTGTAGTGAGATATGGCTCACTGGGGATAGAGGAGTTGGGCCAATTGCTGACACCCACCCAG GTTCAGAACCGCCCAACAAGCATTGAGTGGGAAGGAATGGATAGCAACAAGCTTTATACTTTGGTTCTGACTGATCCTGATGCACCAAGTAGGAAGAATCCAAAATTCAG GGAATGGCATCACTTCCTCGTAGCGAACATGAAAGGAAATGACATTAACAGCGGCTGTGTCTTATCTGATTACATTGGCTCTGGTCCACCAAAAGGAAGTG GTCTGCATCGCTATGTCTGGCTGGTTTATGAGCAAAAAGAGGAACTGAAGTGCAATGAGAAGGTTTTATGCAACCGCTCCGGGGAGCACAGAGGAATGTTCAAGGTGGCGTCGTTTGGCCAGAAGTACAAGCTGGGAAGCCCTGTTGCTGGCAATTGCTACCAGGCAGAGTGGGATGATTACGTCCCCAAACTGTATGAACAACTGTCTTCATAA